A window of Thunnus thynnus chromosome 17, fThuThy2.1, whole genome shotgun sequence contains these coding sequences:
- the spag9a gene encoding sperm associated antigen 9a isoform X8: protein MELEDGVVYQDDPGTSAMMSERVSGLANSIYREFERLIGKYDEDVVKELMPLVVAVLENLDSVFAENQEHEVELELLKEDNEQLITQYEREKALRKHAEEKFIEFEDTHEQEKKDLQNHMDRMESHSRQLELKIKNYADQIGRLEERELELKKEYNSLHQRHSEMIHNYMEHVERIKMQQISETSESSGVGRVRRERPLSLGIFPSSGGASLIIPDPQARAETPNTEGWRFNDAAQPRSNTSLKLDFVDPPKEREGKSAQDSTWGNSLADDCKDELSDFNGSKSATPMSTTASDMEKEDGNSKSMEVQAAPGTRSISVGLSENEDSSDVQDIIESTPELDMDLIGYKACSTPTKGIENMAFDRNTDSLFEELSSAGTGLIGDVDEGADLLDLSLIGMGREVENLIQENSQLLETKNALNVVNKDLILKVDELTCEKEMLQGEMEALLQAKTKLEDKNRELEEELKKVRVEIEEVKHKTKDEEDSDVPTAQRKRFTRVEMARVLMERNQYKERLMELQEAVRWTEMIRASRENPTLTEKKKSSIWQFFSRLFSSSSSAPAIKKMEPQSNVKSNPGSLVKRSSTFSQFPTEKSKTFDFLNEEKDQCSSPSRKEQKRAQYRQVKAHMQKEDGRVTAHGWSLPSKYKVANGGQVENKMNLPVPVYLRPLDQKDASMKLWCAAGVNLSGGRTLPTSELAKQTKGSQSSLDQLEQDNKVRDQEKGEQEKELILQDEISSRVWVCTSTHSSTKVMVLDASQPSDLLDSFYACNTHVVCIASVPGALETDYPAGEEVPQDLEASQGDRVSLAGSVASVGSTGSDGAMATEGTTAIPQTASTGVTDQPAEHSAISGSVELSRETSPAEDGVPTAEEATEATEANAGVGAEGEDQGADQNQPGIYTEHVFTDPLGVGPTDSSPVDTHRGSGPDGVTSLPEDSDPSEGELLRMSSALPTMWLGAQNGCLYVHSSVARWRKCLHAIKLKDSILSIVHVKGRVLVALADGTLAIFHRGIDGQWDLTNYHLLDLGRPHHSIRCMTVVHDKVWCGYRNKIYIIQPKAMRIEKSFDAHPRKESQVRQLAWVGDGIWVSIRLDSTLRLFHAHTYQHLQDVDIEPYVSKMLGTGKLGFSFVRITALVVSCSRLWVGTGNGVIISIPLSEANKTTGIVPNRPGSAVRVYSEDSVDCAMPGSFVPYCSMAHAQLCFHGHRDAVKFFVTVPGQAMPPPGSADSGSDDPASESSDTATSEPKTYLVMSGGEGYIDFRMGDEGGELDGLSEQTAGEPSAPTKAERSHLIVWQVTTSHD, encoded by the exons ATGGAGCTGGAAGACGGAGTTGTGTACCAGGACGACCCGGGGACATCAGCGATGATGTCTGAGCGGGTGTCGGGCCTGGCCAACTCCATCTACCGGGAGTTCGAGAGGCTCATCGGCAAATACGACGAAGACGTGGTGAAGGAGCTGATGCCGCTGGTCGTGGCCGTCCTGGAGAACCTGGACTCGGTGTTCGCGGAGAACCAGGAGCACGAAGTGGAGCTGGAGCTGCTGAAGGAGGACAACGAGCAGCTCATCACCCAGTACGAGCGGGAGAAAGCGCTGAGGAAACATGCAGAGGAG AAGTTCATTGAGTTTGAGGACACTCATGAACAGGAGAAGAAAGACCTGCAGAACCACATGGACAGAATGGAGTCCCACTCCCGGCAACTGGAACTCAAGATCAAGAACTACGCAGACCAGA TTGGCAGGTTGGAAGAACGAGAATTGGAGCTCAAGAAGGAGTACAACTCCCTCCATCAGCGGCACTCTGAG ATGATCCATAATTATATGGAGCATGTAGAGAGGATCAAAATGCAGCAGATCAGTGAGACTTCAGAGTCAAGCGGTGTCGGCAGAGTCAG GAGAGAGCGGCCTCTCTCTTTGGGGATCTTCCCATCATCTGGTGGGGCATCTCTGATTATCCCAGACCCCCAGGCTAGGGCAGAGACACCAAACACAGAGGGCTGGAGGTTCAATGACGCAGCACAGCCACGGTCCAACACTAGCCTTAAG TTGGACTTTGTCGACCCCCCAAAGGAAAGGGAGGGTAAGAGTGCGCAAGACTCTACTTGGGGGAATTCACTGGCAGACGACTGCAAG GATGAGCTGTCGGACTTCAACGGCTCCAAGTCTGCCACACCAATGTCCACCACAGCCTCGGACATGGAGAAGGAAGATGGGAACAGTAAGAGCATGGAGGTGCAGGCTGCACCAGGGACTAGATCCATATCAGTGG GTTTGTCTGAAAATGAGGACAGCTCAGATGTGCAGGACATCATTGAGTCCACTCCTGAGCTGGACATGGATCTCATTGGTTACAAGGCATGCAG CACCCCTACCAAAGGCATTGAGAACATGGCATTTGACCGCAATACGGACTCACTGTTTGAAGAGCTGTCGTCTGCAGGCACTGGGCTCATAGGGGATGTAGATGAGGGGGCCGACCTGCTGG ACCTTAGTTTGATTG GTATGGGACGGGAAGTTGAAAATCTCATACAGGAGAATTCACAACTGCTTGAGACAAA GAATGCCCTGAATGTGGTGAATAAAGACTTGATATTGAAGGTGGATGAGTTGACCTGTGAGAAGGAGATGCTGCAGGGGGAGATGGAGGCTTTGCTGCAGGCCAAGACCAAGCTGGAGGACAAGAACAGAGAGCTTGAGGAGGAACTCAAAAA agtgcGAGTGGAGATTGAGGAAGTGAAACACAAAACTAAAGATGAAGAAGAT AGTGATGTACCTACAGCCCAGAGGAAGCGCTTCACCAGAGTGGAAATGGCCAGAGTGCTGATGGAAAGGAACCAGTACAAAGAGAGACTAATGGAGCTACAGGAAGCTGTGAGGTGGACAGAGATGATTAG GGCCTCGAGGGAAAATCCAACACtcacagaaaagaagaaatccAGCATCTGGCAGTT CTTCAGCAGACTGTTTAGCTCCTCCTCCAGTGCCCCTGCTATAAAGAAGATGGAGCCCCAGTCCAATGTAAAATCCAACCCGGGCAGCCTGGTGAAGAGGAGTAGCACCTTCTCCCAGTTCCCCACAGAGAAGTCCAAGACCTTCGACTTCCTCAATGAAGA AAAAGACCAGTGCAGTTCGCCATCACGTAAAGAACAGAAGAGAGCCCAGTACAGACAGGTGAAGGCCCACATGCAGAAGGAGGATGGACGAGTCACTGCACATGGCTGGAGCCTGCCTAGTAAATACAAG GTGGCAAACGGTGGCCAGGTAGAGAACAAAATGAATTTGCCTGTACCGGTATACTTGAGACCTCTGGATCAGAAAGATGCTTCTATGAAG CTGTGGTGTGCTGCAGGGGTTAACCTGTCCGGTGGGAGGACATTACCCACATCAGAGCTCGCTAAGCAGACGAAGGGTTCTCAGAGTAGCCTGGACCAGTTGGAGCAAGATAATAAAGTTAGA GATCAGGAGAAAGGGGAGCAGGAGAAGGAGCTGATCCTTCAGGATGAGATATCCAGTAGGGTGTGGGTGTGCACCAGCACCCACTCCTCTACCAAGGTTATGGTGCTGGACGCCAGTCAACCCTCTGACCTGCTTGACAGCTTCTATGCCTGCAACACCCACGTTGTCTGTATTGCCAGTGTTCCCG GTGCGTTGGAGACTGATTATCCAGCGGGTGAGGAGGTACCCCAAGACTTGGAGGCTAGTCAAGGTGACAGGGTGTCACTGGCTGGCAGTGTGGCCAGCGTGGGCTCAACAGGCAGTGATGgtgccatggcaacagaggGGACCACTGCTATCCCCCAGACAGCCAGCACAGGTGTCACTGACCAGCCGGCTGAGCACAGTGCCATCTCTGGCTCAG TTGAGCTGTCCAGAGAGACCAGTCCAGCAGAGGATGGGGTTCCTACAGCGGAAGAGGCAACAGAAGCAACGGAGGCCAATGCTGGTGTGGGCGCAGAGGGAGAGGACCAGGGAGCAGATCAAAACCAGCCAGGAATATACACAGAGCATGTGTTCACCGACCCACTAGGAGTGGGGCCCACTGATTCTTCTCCTGTTGACACACATAG GGGCTCTGGGCCGGATGGTGTGACCTCCTTACCGGAAGACTCAGACCCGTCAGAGGGAGAACTCCTGAGGATGAGTAGCGCCCTCCCCACCATGTGGCTGGGAGCTCAGAATGGATG TCTGTATGTCCACTCGTCTGTAGCTCGATGGAGGAAGTGTCTCCATGCCATCAAATTGAAAGACTCCATCCTCAGCATAGT GCATGTTAAAGGGAGAGTCCTGGTAGCATTGGCAGATGGGACTTTAGCAATTTTCCACAGAGGCATTG ATGGTCAGTGGGATCTAACCAACTACCACCTGTTGGATCTGGGCCGGCCCCACCACTCTATCCGCTGTATGACAGTGGTCCACGACAAAGTGTGGTGCGGATACAGGAACAAGATCTACATAATCCAGCCCAAGGCCATGAGGATAGAG AAGTCGTTTGATGCTCATCCTCGCAAGGAGAGCCAAGTCCGGCAGCTGGCCTGGGTTGGAGATGGTATCTGGGTGTCTATCCGACTGGATTCAACCCTGCGTTTGTTTCATGCCcacacctaccagcacctccaGGATGTGGACATTGAGCCCTACGTCAGCAAGATGCTGG GTACGGGTAAACTGGGCTTCTCATTTGTGAGAATCACAGCTCTGGTGGTGTCCTGCAGCCGACTGTGGGTGGGGACAGGAAACGGTGTCATAATTTCCATCCCACTGTCTGAAG CCAACAAGACAACAGGAATAGTGCCAAATCGTCCCGGCAGTGCTGTACGGGTTTACAGTGAAGACAGTGTGGACTGTGCCATGCCAGGCAGCTTTGTGCCATACTGCTCCATGGCCCACGCCCAGCTGTGTTTCCATGGACATCGAGATGCTGTCAAGTTTTTTGTCACCGTGCCAG GTCAGGCAATGCCTCCACCAGGTAGTGCTGATTCAGGCTCTGATGATCCTGCATCTGAATCCTCTGACACAGCGACCTCTGAACCCAAAACATACCTGGTCATGAGTGGAGGAGAAGGTTATATTGACTTCAGAATGG GTGATGAAGGCGGTGAGTTGGACGGTTTATCAGAGCAGACAGCCGGCGAGCCGTCAGCACCTACCAAGGCTGAGCGGAGCCACCTCATCGTCTGGCAGGTCACAACCTCCCATGATTGA
- the spag9a gene encoding sperm associated antigen 9a isoform X4, whose translation MELEDGVVYQDDPGTSAMMSERVSGLANSIYREFERLIGKYDEDVVKELMPLVVAVLENLDSVFAENQEHEVELELLKEDNEQLITQYEREKALRKHAEEKFIEFEDTHEQEKKDLQNHMDRMESHSRQLELKIKNYADQIGRLEERELELKKEYNSLHQRHSEMIHNYMEHVERIKMQQISETSESSGVGRVRRERPLSLGIFPSSGGASLIIPDPQARAETPNTEGWRFNDAAQPRSNTSLKLDFVDPPKEREGKSAQDSTWGNSLADDCKDELSDFNGSKSATPMSTTASDMEKEDGNSKSMEVQAAPGTRSISVGLSENEDSSDVQDIIESTPELDMDLIGYKACSTPTKGIENMAFDRNTDSLFEELSSAGTGLIGDVDEGADLLDLSLIGMGREVENLIQENSQLLETKNALNVVNKDLILKVDELTCEKEMLQGEMEALLQAKTKLEDKNRELEEELKKVRVEIEEVKHKTKDEEDSDVPTAQRKRFTRVEMARVLMERNQYKERLMELQEAVRWTEMIRASRENPTLTEKKKSSIWQFFSRLFSSSSSAPAIKKMEPQSNVKSNPGSLVKRSSTFSQFPTEKSKTFDFLNEEKDQCSSPSRKEQKRAQYRQVKAHMQKEDGRVTAHGWSLPSKYKVANGGQVENKMNLPVPVYLRPLDQKDASMKLWCAAGVNLSGGRTLPTSELAKQTKGSQSSLDQLEQDNKVRDQEKGEQEKELILQDEISSRVWVCTSTHSSTKVMVLDASQPSDLLDSFYACNTHVVCIASVPGALETDYPAGEEVPQDLEASQGDRVSLAGSVASVGSTGSDGAMATEGTTAIPQTASTGVTDQPAEHSAISGSVELSRETSPAEDGVPTAEEATEATEANAGVGAEGEDQGADQNQPGIYTEHVFTDPLGVGPTDSSPVDTHRGSGPDGVTSLPEDSDPSEGELLRMSSALPTMWLGAQNGCLYVHSSVARWRKCLHAIKLKDSILSIVHVKGRVLVALADGTLAIFHRGIADGQWDLTNYHLLDLGRPHHSIRCMTVVHDKVWCGYRNKIYIIQPKAMRIEKSFDAHPRKESQVRQLAWVGDGIWVSIRLDSTLRLFHAHTYQHLQDVDIEPYVSKMLGTGKLGFSFVRITALVVSCSRLWVGTGNGVIISIPLSEANKTTGIVPNRPGSAVRVYSEDSVDCAMPGSFVPYCSMAHAQLCFHGHRDAVKFFVTVPGQAMPPPGSADSGSDDPASESSDTATSEPKTYLVMSGGEGYIDFRMGDEGGELDGLSEQTAGEPSAPTKAERSHLIVWQVTTSHD comes from the exons ATGGAGCTGGAAGACGGAGTTGTGTACCAGGACGACCCGGGGACATCAGCGATGATGTCTGAGCGGGTGTCGGGCCTGGCCAACTCCATCTACCGGGAGTTCGAGAGGCTCATCGGCAAATACGACGAAGACGTGGTGAAGGAGCTGATGCCGCTGGTCGTGGCCGTCCTGGAGAACCTGGACTCGGTGTTCGCGGAGAACCAGGAGCACGAAGTGGAGCTGGAGCTGCTGAAGGAGGACAACGAGCAGCTCATCACCCAGTACGAGCGGGAGAAAGCGCTGAGGAAACATGCAGAGGAG AAGTTCATTGAGTTTGAGGACACTCATGAACAGGAGAAGAAAGACCTGCAGAACCACATGGACAGAATGGAGTCCCACTCCCGGCAACTGGAACTCAAGATCAAGAACTACGCAGACCAGA TTGGCAGGTTGGAAGAACGAGAATTGGAGCTCAAGAAGGAGTACAACTCCCTCCATCAGCGGCACTCTGAG ATGATCCATAATTATATGGAGCATGTAGAGAGGATCAAAATGCAGCAGATCAGTGAGACTTCAGAGTCAAGCGGTGTCGGCAGAGTCAG GAGAGAGCGGCCTCTCTCTTTGGGGATCTTCCCATCATCTGGTGGGGCATCTCTGATTATCCCAGACCCCCAGGCTAGGGCAGAGACACCAAACACAGAGGGCTGGAGGTTCAATGACGCAGCACAGCCACGGTCCAACACTAGCCTTAAG TTGGACTTTGTCGACCCCCCAAAGGAAAGGGAGGGTAAGAGTGCGCAAGACTCTACTTGGGGGAATTCACTGGCAGACGACTGCAAG GATGAGCTGTCGGACTTCAACGGCTCCAAGTCTGCCACACCAATGTCCACCACAGCCTCGGACATGGAGAAGGAAGATGGGAACAGTAAGAGCATGGAGGTGCAGGCTGCACCAGGGACTAGATCCATATCAGTGG GTTTGTCTGAAAATGAGGACAGCTCAGATGTGCAGGACATCATTGAGTCCACTCCTGAGCTGGACATGGATCTCATTGGTTACAAGGCATGCAG CACCCCTACCAAAGGCATTGAGAACATGGCATTTGACCGCAATACGGACTCACTGTTTGAAGAGCTGTCGTCTGCAGGCACTGGGCTCATAGGGGATGTAGATGAGGGGGCCGACCTGCTGG ACCTTAGTTTGATTG GTATGGGACGGGAAGTTGAAAATCTCATACAGGAGAATTCACAACTGCTTGAGACAAA GAATGCCCTGAATGTGGTGAATAAAGACTTGATATTGAAGGTGGATGAGTTGACCTGTGAGAAGGAGATGCTGCAGGGGGAGATGGAGGCTTTGCTGCAGGCCAAGACCAAGCTGGAGGACAAGAACAGAGAGCTTGAGGAGGAACTCAAAAA agtgcGAGTGGAGATTGAGGAAGTGAAACACAAAACTAAAGATGAAGAAGAT AGTGATGTACCTACAGCCCAGAGGAAGCGCTTCACCAGAGTGGAAATGGCCAGAGTGCTGATGGAAAGGAACCAGTACAAAGAGAGACTAATGGAGCTACAGGAAGCTGTGAGGTGGACAGAGATGATTAG GGCCTCGAGGGAAAATCCAACACtcacagaaaagaagaaatccAGCATCTGGCAGTT CTTCAGCAGACTGTTTAGCTCCTCCTCCAGTGCCCCTGCTATAAAGAAGATGGAGCCCCAGTCCAATGTAAAATCCAACCCGGGCAGCCTGGTGAAGAGGAGTAGCACCTTCTCCCAGTTCCCCACAGAGAAGTCCAAGACCTTCGACTTCCTCAATGAAGA AAAAGACCAGTGCAGTTCGCCATCACGTAAAGAACAGAAGAGAGCCCAGTACAGACAGGTGAAGGCCCACATGCAGAAGGAGGATGGACGAGTCACTGCACATGGCTGGAGCCTGCCTAGTAAATACAAG GTGGCAAACGGTGGCCAGGTAGAGAACAAAATGAATTTGCCTGTACCGGTATACTTGAGACCTCTGGATCAGAAAGATGCTTCTATGAAG CTGTGGTGTGCTGCAGGGGTTAACCTGTCCGGTGGGAGGACATTACCCACATCAGAGCTCGCTAAGCAGACGAAGGGTTCTCAGAGTAGCCTGGACCAGTTGGAGCAAGATAATAAAGTTAGA GATCAGGAGAAAGGGGAGCAGGAGAAGGAGCTGATCCTTCAGGATGAGATATCCAGTAGGGTGTGGGTGTGCACCAGCACCCACTCCTCTACCAAGGTTATGGTGCTGGACGCCAGTCAACCCTCTGACCTGCTTGACAGCTTCTATGCCTGCAACACCCACGTTGTCTGTATTGCCAGTGTTCCCG GTGCGTTGGAGACTGATTATCCAGCGGGTGAGGAGGTACCCCAAGACTTGGAGGCTAGTCAAGGTGACAGGGTGTCACTGGCTGGCAGTGTGGCCAGCGTGGGCTCAACAGGCAGTGATGgtgccatggcaacagaggGGACCACTGCTATCCCCCAGACAGCCAGCACAGGTGTCACTGACCAGCCGGCTGAGCACAGTGCCATCTCTGGCTCAG TTGAGCTGTCCAGAGAGACCAGTCCAGCAGAGGATGGGGTTCCTACAGCGGAAGAGGCAACAGAAGCAACGGAGGCCAATGCTGGTGTGGGCGCAGAGGGAGAGGACCAGGGAGCAGATCAAAACCAGCCAGGAATATACACAGAGCATGTGTTCACCGACCCACTAGGAGTGGGGCCCACTGATTCTTCTCCTGTTGACACACATAG GGGCTCTGGGCCGGATGGTGTGACCTCCTTACCGGAAGACTCAGACCCGTCAGAGGGAGAACTCCTGAGGATGAGTAGCGCCCTCCCCACCATGTGGCTGGGAGCTCAGAATGGATG TCTGTATGTCCACTCGTCTGTAGCTCGATGGAGGAAGTGTCTCCATGCCATCAAATTGAAAGACTCCATCCTCAGCATAGT GCATGTTAAAGGGAGAGTCCTGGTAGCATTGGCAGATGGGACTTTAGCAATTTTCCACAGAGGCATTG CAGATGGTCAGTGGGATCTAACCAACTACCACCTGTTGGATCTGGGCCGGCCCCACCACTCTATCCGCTGTATGACAGTGGTCCACGACAAAGTGTGGTGCGGATACAGGAACAAGATCTACATAATCCAGCCCAAGGCCATGAGGATAGAG AAGTCGTTTGATGCTCATCCTCGCAAGGAGAGCCAAGTCCGGCAGCTGGCCTGGGTTGGAGATGGTATCTGGGTGTCTATCCGACTGGATTCAACCCTGCGTTTGTTTCATGCCcacacctaccagcacctccaGGATGTGGACATTGAGCCCTACGTCAGCAAGATGCTGG GTACGGGTAAACTGGGCTTCTCATTTGTGAGAATCACAGCTCTGGTGGTGTCCTGCAGCCGACTGTGGGTGGGGACAGGAAACGGTGTCATAATTTCCATCCCACTGTCTGAAG CCAACAAGACAACAGGAATAGTGCCAAATCGTCCCGGCAGTGCTGTACGGGTTTACAGTGAAGACAGTGTGGACTGTGCCATGCCAGGCAGCTTTGTGCCATACTGCTCCATGGCCCACGCCCAGCTGTGTTTCCATGGACATCGAGATGCTGTCAAGTTTTTTGTCACCGTGCCAG GTCAGGCAATGCCTCCACCAGGTAGTGCTGATTCAGGCTCTGATGATCCTGCATCTGAATCCTCTGACACAGCGACCTCTGAACCCAAAACATACCTGGTCATGAGTGGAGGAGAAGGTTATATTGACTTCAGAATGG GTGATGAAGGCGGTGAGTTGGACGGTTTATCAGAGCAGACAGCCGGCGAGCCGTCAGCACCTACCAAGGCTGAGCGGAGCCACCTCATCGTCTGGCAGGTCACAACCTCCCATGATTGA